From Magnetococcales bacterium:
CCCCCTGCCCTTGCCATGCACCCTGCCCCACTCCGGCACCCTGCCCCACTCCGGCACCCTGTCCCAACCCGGCACCCTGCCCCACTCCGGCACCCTGTCCCACTCCGGCACCCTGTCCCACTCCGGCACCCTGCCCCACTCCGGCACCCTGTCCGCCTGTCGGATAGCTGCCGGAACCGGCACCTGTTCCGGTTATGGCAGGCACATAGGTTCCGTGTCCAAGGCCAAATACCGGGCCACCGGGTGGATAGTTCGTGGTGCCGAACCCCGATCCCATTCCCGGCATGCCAGGCAGATAGCCAACAGGACCAAACCCCATCCCTGCCATGGCCACGGGAAGGCTTCCGGGGGCAGAAACACCGGGTGGATGGTTGCCGGGCAACAAAAAACCGGGAGAATAGATTCCGGAACCGAGGGTACCCGTGGCATGACCACCGCCGGTTCCATCACCGGGCAGACTGCCACCGGAAGCCGTCCCGGTTCCGCCACTTCCGGTACCTGGATTGGCACTCCGTGACCCGGGAAGAGAGGTCCCCGTCATTCCTGAAGTACCAGATCCGGCAACCGTCCCGTGCGTTCCTCCACCCGGTTGGCCGGAGCTGGATATTCCCGGATATGTTGCTGAGCCGCTTTCGCCATCCTTGAGAGTGAGAGATGCAGGCAGCTCCCGGTCCGCTGCCACAGCCACGGTGGTCACCCGGATCGACCAGCGACCATTCAGGTAACGTTCCAGGAGTGCCTGCACAAAAGCCGATTGCTGGTCGTTGCCTTCCAATTCCGCATCGACCGGTTCTTTTTGGCTGAACTGGATGGTTTGCAAGGGGGTTTTCAAGACGGCGGCCACCCGGCGCCGCTCCATGTCGGACATGGGATCCAGGAGCTGGATGACATCGGCGATGCGCTGTGCGGTTTGGAGGCTGCCGGCGGTATAGAGGGCCTGTCCCCGATCATAGAAATGGATGGCGGCACTCGCCAGCAGGGCCAGGGTCATACCACCGGCCAAAACAAGCATGAGCCGCCCAAACAATCCGCCAGGCAATATCCGGCATAAAAACCGGATCAACCCGTTCATGGGAGGATATCCACCTTGGCGGCCATCATGTAGCCATGGCCACGCACGGTACGAATGATGATCGGATCCTTGCTCTCTTCGCGCAGGCGTTTGCGCAGGCGTCCGATCTGGACATCAATACCCCGCTCGAACGGACTTGACTCCCGTCCTGCATACAACTCCATGATGCGATCCCGATCCAACACCTCGCCGGCATGACTCAAGAATATGCGCAACAGATTGTATTCCTTGCGACTCAAGGGAACCACCACGCCATCGGGCGATTTGAGTTGCCGGGTCGGTATATCCAGGACCCAACCGGCAAATCCGATCCGACGGGCAACGACCTCCTTGCCGGCCACCGGCAAGGCACGGGCACGCCGCAACACGCTTTTGATGCGGGCCAGCAACTCGCGTGGATTGAACGGTTTGGGCAGGTAATCATCGGCACCCATTTCCAGACCGATGATGCGGTCGGTCTCTTCCACCCGGGCGGTGAGCATGATGACCGGCAGATTGGCCGTGGCCGGATCCGCCCGCAAATTGCGGCACAAGGTCAAACCATCCTCCCCCGGCAGCATCAGGTCCAGAATGACCATATCCACCTGTTCCCGGGTAAGTTCCGCACGCAGGTGGGAACCATCGGGCAGGGTCCGGCAATCATAGCCGTTTTTCAACAGATAGCCCTGCAACAGATCCCGGGTCTCCTCGTCATCTTCCACCACCAGAATCCGGTCCCGCTCCGACATGGTGCCACCTCGAAAAACAAATGAAAAACCGGGGTTCCGGGCTGAAGTCCCACCGGATTGCCGATCCGCTGGACTGCGCATGAATTCTCTTCGTTCATTTTCCCGTAAATCCATCTTTTCGTCCAGGCAAATCTGCCC
This genomic window contains:
- a CDS encoding response regulator: MSERDRILVVEDDEETRDLLQGYLLKNGYDCRTLPDGSHLRAELTREQVDMVILDLMLPGEDGLTLCRNLRADPATANLPVIMLTARVEETDRIIGLEMGADDYLPKPFNPRELLARIKSVLRRARALPVAGKEVVARRIGFAGWVLDIPTRQLKSPDGVVVPLSRKEYNLLRIFLSHAGEVLDRDRIMELYAGRESSPFERGIDVQIGRLRKRLREESKDPIIIRTVRGHGYMMAAKVDILP